The genomic segment CTTTTAGCTAAGATGATGTTTTCGGTAACATCTTTTCTCAGATTGGAGGAAAATCGGATGCCCAGACTGTTTGGATATGGTCCTGAGCGTGGCACATTTGAACACCTGGCACATAAGGTAAAAGTGTTCAAGCAGAGGATTTTACAGGCTACGATTTATGACATACAGACTTGCTTTACAACAAACCATttctcttattttattttgtagtttggcCTTCCTCTCAGATTCATCACGTCTAATTTGTGGCTCTTCTTTCCGCTTCTAAGCAGGTAGTACATATTGTTGTCTTAATGCTGACTACAGTAATCAATATCATATCAAACTATATTTTATACAGGATTTTTCCTGCACTGAAAATTGTTTGGACCACCAAAGTtaatttaaagaggacctattatgttttttttacattttcaactttctttattgtgtaatgttgctgtttgagaatgaaaaaggtctgcaaagttacaaagcacaaagtccactccaaagggtggcattctctatatcagtgggCACTGTTTATGAACTCCGTGAAACACCATGATTGTAGTTTTCAGAAGATGCTGCTGAaagaattcagctttgccatgacaggatatatgtaaaatatttaacatatgATTTACTGTATTAATGATTAAATGCAACCAACACTAACTTTGTAAATAAGCATCTAAGTAAGCTTGTAAATACCCAGGAAAACCCCTGTcatagtaatataataataatatcggTGTCCCTTTCATATGCAGGGTGTTGGAGAAAAAGCCTGACACAAATGCCTTTGTGAGGACCACAACTGCCGTCACAATGTTTAACTCGGGTGTGAAGGTGGGCCCTCTTTTTTTGTAAGTTCACTAAGTTGTAGCATGAATGGAGATATgattatttctctttctcttacAGATTAACGTAATCCCGTCATACGCTGAAGCTTTTGTCAATTTCCGTATCCACTCAGCCCAAACGCTGCAGGAGGTGAGAGGTCACGCTGTAGCCACACAATGACTCATTCAGCCAGCCCTGAGTCCAGGCTAGAGTTGTTATAGCTCAGCTATTAACTTTTGCTCTTCACACCTTCTCAACCAGTTTCGCATGAATCActctaaataaaaaactaactCTAGAAGGACAGTTCacccattcaaaaatgacaattatgttTGTGACTgaaaaactgtatgactttctttctttagtggaaagtgtccatacaataaaagtccTGTACTGTTTGTACCCCATTGTTTTTCAATATATGTTCTTATGTGTGTTGAACTGAtgtgagggtgattaaatgacagaacattgatttttgggtgaactatccctttaaatcagaCTCGGACTATAATGTTTACAATCACTCACTGTTTGATCACATCACATCCCCTTTTATGTCATCTTTTAGGTTATGGATTTGGTCAAGTCAACCATATCAGATGAGCGTGTGAAGGTAGAGATGGTCGATGGATTCGACCCACTGCCCATCAGCTCCTATGATGAGCAGGCTTTTGGGTTCCAGGTCATAAAGAAAACAGTGCAGGTCATGTTTCCTCAGCTCACAGTGGCCCCTGGTAAGTGAAGTCTTGCATTTCTGCTTAAGTGCCACTTACGCACATCATTGTCTCGTGAAGAGCCACTTTTAGCTGCTCTATGATTTCCTCTCACAGGTATCTGTGTTGGCAACACTGACAGCCGGCACTACAAGGACATCACCCGAGACATATATCGCTTTGCACCAACGTGGTTCAAACCAGGTGATCCTCAGAGGTAAAACACAGGAGAGTGGCCCTTTATACTAATGTAGTGGAGTATCCAGCttgagggtacgtttacacaacaaccaTGTACTAACAAATGagaaaaagtttttcctttgtgtttttgaaaagctttgtgtacagacgacaacgttgtcaaaacaatctCTGTTTATACAGAAATgactaaaacaactaaaaacgctgtattatgcatgccaggccagtagttggcaatgtcagaATTTGGCTTATGTAAATAATGTGTAGTAGCGGTGCAGTAAATCTACACTTTGTGAAGGGTTGATAAACTTTTATCTTGAGCAGGACAAACACAGTCCTGTAGTCCGCCATTGTTGGTTGTCAAGTACTCGCCCatgcctatagactaaacacataaTATGTATGAGATGACGTTACCATTTTCACAAATCTGCATTTTACACGGAGACGATAATggtataatttttaaaaacgtgcactttgaaacctaaGTTTCGTATTCAGACCCCAAAATGCAGTTGTGTAAATAAACAGTCAAAATCCATACAAAgtattctgtttttagttgaaaacggtgcccagacagcaacatagtgtgtcccagatccggcccacatctgggacatgtggattacacgtggaacagatgtgggccggatctgggccaacaCTAAGTTGCTGTCGGGGTGTCATGTAAACGGTCCCTGAAACATCAAGTTTTTATATGATCAAACGTTCATGTTCCTCCTTTAGATTCCACGGTGTGAACAAGAGAATCTCCATTAAGAACTATGAAGAGATCGTGCTGTTCTACTTCCAGCTCATCCAGAATAATGACATCAGGAAGTTGCCGCCACCTCACAGTAGCCAGCATGAGCTGTAAATGGTGAGATGTTACTTGCACTAATCTCAAGACACTGAAGGTTAAGAAACTaagctaaaaaaaagaaaaaaaaagaaactaagcTAAGGGAGCTTTGTTTTAACAGATATGAATTGAATATCTGGATAAAATTAATACAGCAGCTTTAGAAAAAAACTAAAGAATTGAAGGTTGTGAAACATTTCAATTATAAAGATTCATTCTTGCATTCCTTACTGAATGATTTAAAAACACATCACAAGTTTGCTGTTTGTCAGGTGTTGACAGCAGGGCATGGGTGTAATTAACCCTGCACTTAGGTTTACATTACATTCAGGCATTTGGCAGATGGTTTTATTCAAAGTGGCttacagtatacagtatgtgtatactataaataatgtcatattacatacatactgtatgtatttctatttgaactaattgttattAGTAACGTCTGACCAAATAATTATAAGTTTGTTGACTGAATGTTAAACATAAGCAACCCTGACGAAAACAAAAGCATTGCTAAGCACAATTACACTTCAACTGAGCGTCACAGAAAAAGAATAAGCTAGCTATGTGAATAAATCAGACAAATATGGGCATTGTGATGATGAATTGATCATTAATGAGTGATGATTAGTTTTCTAGATTAATAGAATTTTCCACAATTTTGAGTGTCACGTTTTGTGTTTGAAAGTGTTACTGGGTTCAGGGGAGAGCTGGAACAAACATCTCACTTGTTATCTCTGGTTAAGTCTGCTTCAAAACGCAGTTTATATTTCTGACTTTACACTGTCAGACTTGCTGCTTTGGTGTTTTGGACCAACTTTCTGAGAGATTCATACAACACCCTGAGCTCTCCTTATAGTTACTCTACTATTCTTAATAGTGTTTGCATTTTTGGAGATTTTATTGAAGGTTAACGCTgtggtacattttcaaaaattgcAGTATGGGCAATAGATAATGTGT from the Ctenopharyngodon idella isolate HZGC_01 chromosome 22, HZGC01, whole genome shotgun sequence genome contains:
- the LOC127505038 gene encoding N-fatty-acyl-amino acid synthase/hydrolase PM20D1.2-like; translated protein: MVLSVAHLNTWHIRVLEKKPDTNAFVRTTTAVTMFNSGVKINVIPSYAEAFVNFRIHSAQTLQEVMDLVKSTISDERVKVEMVDGFDPLPISSYDEQAFGFQVIKKTVQVMFPQLTVAPGICVGNTDSRHYKDITRDIYRFAPTWFKPGDPQRFHGVNKRISIKNYEEIVLFYFQLIQNNDIRKLPPPHSSQHEL